The Klebsiella sp. RHBSTW-00484 genome includes a window with the following:
- a CDS encoding DUF1090 domain-containing protein has product MKYIIKPLACFFLLNAMFSGIATASNTLHGCAEKEYRIQKQLEYARTYGNIHRVEGLGRALKKTRLYCTDNKITSGWQEKVADKEEKVSERMAELRRAQASGKPDKIRKKERKLQEAKDELREARSGLIQSINTH; this is encoded by the coding sequence GTGAAGTATATAATAAAACCATTAGCCTGTTTTTTCTTACTCAACGCTATGTTTTCAGGCATAGCCACTGCATCTAATACTCTACATGGCTGCGCAGAAAAAGAGTACCGAATCCAAAAACAGCTAGAATATGCCAGAACGTACGGAAATATACATAGAGTCGAGGGACTGGGGAGAGCGCTAAAAAAAACTCGACTCTACTGCACAGATAATAAAATCACTTCCGGATGGCAGGAAAAAGTAGCGGATAAAGAAGAAAAAGTCAGTGAGAGAATGGCAGAACTTCGTCGTGCTCAAGCATCCGGCAAACCGGATAAGATCAGAAAAAAAGAAAGGAAGTTACAAGAGGCAAAAGATGAGTTGAGGGAAGCCCGGTCTGGACTTATTCAATCAATAAACACGCATTAA